From Quercus lobata isolate SW786 chromosome 1, ValleyOak3.0 Primary Assembly, whole genome shotgun sequence, one genomic window encodes:
- the LOC115975324 gene encoding uncharacterized protein LOC115975324 isoform X1 — MSTTTTAFRRAKWQYPPPAPTPRILHLPRRPRRRQHRNSKTVASKPTCVEARRDRIQGKLETLFDQERAFSRTGIPVVFLDYNGGNVSGGESERRRARVEECSSESSGRCSGMMEEEKWRFQAEMLRAECTLLRMERDIAVKKLERNRVKMEKTLRSSVQTLLSGRKKICEGEDVSVVLEKEILDLAEKLEKLQRSLGLKDFEVRNCSNFDKQATLLQRRLEKFGVTSDEICVKEIQEMAEASLSIKTSCRVDDSFVSSGKCNTVQVDILRRKMEGLSKGILLNRMEEEYRSMLSSANSSASSSKRIEIHNSSSSSIRQPDQDTMSHEDNKCSGRCKAIVRRIVEQVRVETEQWSQMQGMLGQVRVEMEELQASRDFWEDRALNSDHQIQSLHSVVQEWRQKAQSSESKANELQAQMSVLRGELERMRKEQNTVVTRAKSSPGITQDAQNEMEKRVLVCRLKENHLADDNAGKEVSRDRRRKVHTSSGGFMAPKRSPFRDIGNSSLLMRQNSKAIFPLHSPLASSTENFLRE, encoded by the exons ATGTCAACAACAACTACAGCATTTAGGAGAGCGAAATGGCAGTACCCACCACCGGCGCCAACGCCAAGAATCCTCCACTTGCCACGCCGACCTCGGCGGAGACAGCACCGCAACTCCAAGACCGTGGCTTCAAAACCCACCTGTGTGGAAGCCAGGCGTGACCGTATTCAAGGCAAGCTGGAGACACTGTTTGATCAAGAGCGTGCCTTTTCAAGAACTGGGATTCCAGTAGTTTTTTTGGACTATAATGGTGGTAATGTTAGTGGCGGTGAGAGTGAGAGGAGGAGAGCGAGAGTTGAGGAGTGCAGTAGCGAGAGTAGTGGCCGTTGTAGTGGTATGATGGAGGAGGAGAAGTGGAGGTTCCAAGCGGAGATGTTAAGGGCTGAGTGCACTTTGCTGAGAATGGAGAGAGACATTGCTGTCAAGAAGTTGGAGAGGAACAGGGTGAAGATGGAGAAGACTCTGAGATCCTCTGTTCAGACTCTTCTTTCt GGAAGAAAGAAGATTTGTGAAGGAGAGGATGTGAGTGTGGTATTGGAGAAAGAGATCCTTGACTTGGCAGAGAAACTAGAGAAGTTACAAAGGAGCTTAGGACTAAAGGATTTTGAAGTTAGGAACTGTAGTAATTTTGATAAACAAGCAACTCTTCTTCAGAGACGGCTAGAGAAGTTTGGAGTAACATCGGATGAGATATGTGTGAAGGAGATACAGGAGATGGCAGAAGCAAGCTTGTCAATTAAAACAAGTTGTAGAGTTGATGATAGCTTTGTTTCAAGTGGCAAATGCAAT ACTGTGCAGGTGGATATTCTAAGAAGGAAAATGGAGGGGTTGTCAAAGGGGATTTTGTTAAACAGAATGGAAGAGGAGTATAGATCAATGCTCTCTTCGGCAAACAGTTCCGCATCCTCTTCCAAGCGTATTGAAATTCATaattcatcttcttcctcaatAAGACAACCTGATCAG GATACAATGTCCCATGAAGACAACAAGTGCTCAGGACGTTGTAAGGCTATAGTGCGAAGAATTGTAGAGCAAGTTCGAGTTGAGACAGAGCAATGGTCTCAGATGCAAGGGATGCTAGGGCAAGTGAGGGTGGAGATGGAAGAATTGCAGGCTTCTCGAGACTTTTGGGAGGATCGAGCCCTCAACTCTGATCATCAAATTCAATCCCTACACTCTGTT GTCCAAGAATGGAGACAGAAGGCTCAATCATCTgaaagcaaagcaaatgagCTACAAGCACAAATGTCTGTGCTCCGTGGAGAACTTGAAAGGATGAGGAAGGAACAAAACACAGTAGTTACAAGGGCCAAAAGTTCACCAGGAATTACCCAGGATGCACAAAATGAGATGGAGAAAAGAGTACTAGTTTGTCGCTTGAAGGAAAATCATTTAGCCGATGATAATGCCGGTAAGGAGGTCTCAAGggatagaagaagaaaagtacaCACATCAAGTGGTGGATTCATGGCTCCAAAACGATCACCTTTTCGTGATATTGGCAACTCATCATTGTTGATGAGGCAAAATAGCAAAGCCATTTTCCCTCTGCATTCCCCCCTTGCTTCCAGTACAGAGAACTTTTTGAGAGAGTGA
- the LOC115975324 gene encoding myosin-10-like isoform X2 — protein MSTTTTAFRRAKWQYPPPAPTPRILHLPRRPRRRQHRNSKTVASKPTCVEARRDRIQGKLETLFDQERAFSRTGIPVVFLDYNGGNVSGGESERRRARVEECSSESSGRCSGMMEEEKWRFQAEMLRAECTLLRMERDIAVKKLERNRVKMEKTLRSSVQTLLSGRKKICEGEDVSVVLEKEILDLAEKLEKLQRSLGLKDFEVRNCSNFDKQATLLQRRLEKFGVTSDEICVKEIQEMAEASLSIKTSCRVDDSFVSSGKCNVDILRRKMEGLSKGILLNRMEEEYRSMLSSANSSASSSKRIEIHNSSSSSIRQPDQDTMSHEDNKCSGRCKAIVRRIVEQVRVETEQWSQMQGMLGQVRVEMEELQASRDFWEDRALNSDHQIQSLHSVVQEWRQKAQSSESKANELQAQMSVLRGELERMRKEQNTVVTRAKSSPGITQDAQNEMEKRVLVCRLKENHLADDNAGKEVSRDRRRKVHTSSGGFMAPKRSPFRDIGNSSLLMRQNSKAIFPLHSPLASSTENFLRE, from the exons ATGTCAACAACAACTACAGCATTTAGGAGAGCGAAATGGCAGTACCCACCACCGGCGCCAACGCCAAGAATCCTCCACTTGCCACGCCGACCTCGGCGGAGACAGCACCGCAACTCCAAGACCGTGGCTTCAAAACCCACCTGTGTGGAAGCCAGGCGTGACCGTATTCAAGGCAAGCTGGAGACACTGTTTGATCAAGAGCGTGCCTTTTCAAGAACTGGGATTCCAGTAGTTTTTTTGGACTATAATGGTGGTAATGTTAGTGGCGGTGAGAGTGAGAGGAGGAGAGCGAGAGTTGAGGAGTGCAGTAGCGAGAGTAGTGGCCGTTGTAGTGGTATGATGGAGGAGGAGAAGTGGAGGTTCCAAGCGGAGATGTTAAGGGCTGAGTGCACTTTGCTGAGAATGGAGAGAGACATTGCTGTCAAGAAGTTGGAGAGGAACAGGGTGAAGATGGAGAAGACTCTGAGATCCTCTGTTCAGACTCTTCTTTCt GGAAGAAAGAAGATTTGTGAAGGAGAGGATGTGAGTGTGGTATTGGAGAAAGAGATCCTTGACTTGGCAGAGAAACTAGAGAAGTTACAAAGGAGCTTAGGACTAAAGGATTTTGAAGTTAGGAACTGTAGTAATTTTGATAAACAAGCAACTCTTCTTCAGAGACGGCTAGAGAAGTTTGGAGTAACATCGGATGAGATATGTGTGAAGGAGATACAGGAGATGGCAGAAGCAAGCTTGTCAATTAAAACAAGTTGTAGAGTTGATGATAGCTTTGTTTCAAGTGGCAAATGCAAT GTGGATATTCTAAGAAGGAAAATGGAGGGGTTGTCAAAGGGGATTTTGTTAAACAGAATGGAAGAGGAGTATAGATCAATGCTCTCTTCGGCAAACAGTTCCGCATCCTCTTCCAAGCGTATTGAAATTCATaattcatcttcttcctcaatAAGACAACCTGATCAG GATACAATGTCCCATGAAGACAACAAGTGCTCAGGACGTTGTAAGGCTATAGTGCGAAGAATTGTAGAGCAAGTTCGAGTTGAGACAGAGCAATGGTCTCAGATGCAAGGGATGCTAGGGCAAGTGAGGGTGGAGATGGAAGAATTGCAGGCTTCTCGAGACTTTTGGGAGGATCGAGCCCTCAACTCTGATCATCAAATTCAATCCCTACACTCTGTT GTCCAAGAATGGAGACAGAAGGCTCAATCATCTgaaagcaaagcaaatgagCTACAAGCACAAATGTCTGTGCTCCGTGGAGAACTTGAAAGGATGAGGAAGGAACAAAACACAGTAGTTACAAGGGCCAAAAGTTCACCAGGAATTACCCAGGATGCACAAAATGAGATGGAGAAAAGAGTACTAGTTTGTCGCTTGAAGGAAAATCATTTAGCCGATGATAATGCCGGTAAGGAGGTCTCAAGggatagaagaagaaaagtacaCACATCAAGTGGTGGATTCATGGCTCCAAAACGATCACCTTTTCGTGATATTGGCAACTCATCATTGTTGATGAGGCAAAATAGCAAAGCCATTTTCCCTCTGCATTCCCCCCTTGCTTCCAGTACAGAGAACTTTTTGAGAGAGTGA
- the LOC115975316 gene encoding pentatricopeptide repeat-containing protein At5g11310, mitochondrial-like → MPPKLKTSSLHSQLTVALSLTPAHRSRHFLSPYSILFKPNLTTYLQTIIHRFFSDQSWLSVPGNPLIKWPSQSHHPHCPPSHPIPNPISIHNPDPKFSQNDFSTISNLFTDPNVSPGPAFEAALDQTEVEPDPILLQALFDHFDSSPKLLYTLFFWAEKQPGFQSSATLFNSMINMLAKSKKFDSAWSLVLDRAALVSGDTFAIIIRRYARAGMTQPAIRTFEFACNLDPIRESHSEMSLFEILLDSLCKEGHVKAASEYLDQKRKLEPSWVPSVRVYNILLNGWFRSRKLKHAEKLWEEMKMDDVKPSVVTYGTLVEGYCRMRYAERAIKLVHEMRKEGIEPNAIVYNPIIDALGEAQRFKEAMRMLERFLVLESGPTISTYNSLVKGFCKAGDLAGASKILKMMIGRGFVPTPTTYNYFFKYFSKHAKIEEGMNLYTKMIESGYTPDRLTYHLLMKMLCEEERLDLAVQVSKEMRARGCDMDLATSTMLVHLLCKMRSFEEAFTEFEDMIRRGIVPQYLTFQRMNDALKKEGMIEMAQKLRGMMSSVPHSMKLPNTYSRDGDASRARRTSIMRKAEAMSDLLKTCKDPRELVKCRNSSENVVSSANLLIEDIKKKADKT, encoded by the exons ATGCCtccaaaactgaaaacatcaTCTCTTCACTCACAGTTGACAGTGGCTCTCTCACTAACGCCCGCACACAGATCTCGTCATTTTCTCTCTCCgtattctattttattcaaGCCAAACCTTACCACCTACCTTCAAACCATTATTCACCGTTTCTTTTCTGACCAATCATGGCTCTCTGTTCCTGGAAACCCCCTCATCAAGTGGCCCTCACAGTCCCACCACCCACACTGCCCTCCATCCCACCCAATCCCCAATCCTATTTCTATCCATAACCCTGACcccaaattttcacaaaatgacTTCTCCACCATTTCTAACCTCTTTACTGACCCCAATGTCTCTCCTGGTCCAGCCTTTGAGGCTGCCTTGGACCAGACCGAGGTTGAACCAGACCCAATTCTGTTACAGGCATTGTTTGACCATTTTGATTCGTCTCCCAAGTTACTGTACACACTCTTTTTTTGGGCTGAGAAGCAGCCTGGGTTTCAATCTTCTGCAACTCTCTTCAACTCAATGATCAATATGCTTGCAAAATCCAAGAAGTTTGATTCCGCATGGTCACTGGTTCTTGATCGGGCTGCTTTGGTTTCAGGTGACACATTTGCTATCATCATCAGACGATATGCTCGTGCAG GTATGACCCAACCTGCAATACGGACATTtgaatttgcatgtaatttagATCCAATTCGTGAATCACATTCAGAGATGAGCTTGTTTGAGATTTTGTTGGATTCCCTTTGTAAGGAAGGACATGTAAAGGCAGCTTCAGAATATTTAGATCAGAAAAGGAAGTTGGAACCAAGTTGGGTTCCATCAGTAAgggtttataatatattgttGAACGGATGGTTTCGATCGAGGAAGCTTAAACATGCAGAGAAGCTTTGGGAGGAGATGAAAATGGATGATGTGAAACCAAGTGTTGTGACATATGGTACTCTTGTAGAAGGGTACTGTCGGATGCGATATGCTGAAAGGGCAATTAAATTGGTGCATGAGATGAGGAAAGAAGGAATTGAGCCAAATGCAATTGTGTATAATCCAATAATTGATGCATTAGGGGAAGCTCAAAGGTTTAAGGAGGCAATGCGGATGTTGGAGCGGTTTTTGGTTCTAGAATCAGGCCCCACTATCTCGACATACAATTCTCTGGTAAAGGGTTTTTGCAAGGCAGGAGATCTTGCAGGGGCTAGTAAGATCCTTAAGATGATGATAGGTAGGGGCTTTGTCCCGACTCCTACAACCTATAACTATTTCTTTAAGTACTTTTCTAAACATGCGAAGATTGAGGAAGGGATGAACCTTTATACCAAGATGATTGAATCTGGGTACACACCAGACCGACTTACTTACCATCTTTTGATGAAAATGTTATGTGAGGAGGAGAGACTGGACTTGGCAGTTCAGGTTAGCAAGGAAATGAGAGCTAGGGGATGTGATATGGACTTGGCTACAAGTACTATGTTGGTTCATTTGCTTTGTAAAATGCGTAGTTTTGAAGAGGCTTTTACAGAATTTGAGGACATGATTCGGAGAGGCATAGTTCCTCAGTATCTTACCTTTCAGAGAATGAATGATGCATTAAAGAAAGAAGGAATGATTGAAATGGCACAGAAACTACGGGGCATGATGTCTTCTGTCCCTCATTCAATGAAGTTGCCGAATACATATAGCAGAGATGGAGATGCATCACGTGCAAGGAGAACATCTATAATGCGAAAAGCCGAGGCAATGTCTGATTTGTTAAAGACTTGTAAAGATCCAAGGGAACTTGTCAAGTGTCGTAATTCATCTGAAAATGTTGTATCAAGTGCAAACCTGTTGATAGAGGATATTAAGAAAAAGGCCGACAAGACATGA